A region from the Nostoc sp. HK-01 genome encodes:
- a CDS encoding Biopterin transport-related protein BT1, which yields MLIDSSGLSKVKDSVKEKIFFGHEPSAELIAILSVYFVQGILGLARLAVSFFLKDELLLSPAEVSAMLGVVAIPWMIKPLFGFMSDGLPIFGYRRRPYLILSGILGAIAWVSMATIVHSSWAATMAIALSSLAIAVSDVIVDSLVVERARVESQADAGSLQSLCWGATAFGGLVTAYFSGLLLEHFTTRTIFLITATFPLIVSGVAWLIAESPVNKDTNDPHNANSLSIKHQLTQLRQAVSQKTIWLPAAFVFILQATPTAESAFFYFSTNELHFEPEFLGRVRLVTSLASLCGIWIFQRFLKSVPFRVIFGWSTVISAVLGMTMLLLVTHTNRTLGIDDRWFSLGDSLILTVMGQIAYMPVLVLAARLCPPGVEATLFALLMSVFNLAGMVSYEVGAIIMHWLGITESNFDSLWILVIITNLSTLLPLAFLQWLPKDDTQTEALPTHSEPFIQNLILQEQESQVVE from the coding sequence ATGCTCATTGACTCCTCTGGCTTGTCCAAGGTCAAAGACTCAGTAAAAGAAAAAATCTTCTTCGGCCATGAACCCAGTGCCGAGTTAATTGCTATTCTTAGCGTCTACTTTGTCCAAGGAATTTTAGGGTTGGCGCGTTTAGCTGTTAGCTTTTTCTTAAAAGATGAATTATTGCTGAGTCCGGCTGAGGTATCGGCAATGTTGGGAGTTGTCGCTATACCTTGGATGATTAAGCCGCTATTTGGCTTTATGTCTGATGGCTTACCCATTTTTGGTTATCGTCGCCGTCCCTACCTGATATTGTCAGGGATACTTGGAGCTATTGCTTGGGTGAGTATGGCCACAATAGTTCATAGTAGCTGGGCAGCAACAATGGCGATCGCCCTCAGTTCTCTAGCTATAGCTGTTAGCGATGTCATCGTTGATTCCCTAGTCGTAGAACGAGCCAGAGTAGAATCTCAAGCCGATGCAGGCTCACTACAATCTCTCTGCTGGGGTGCAACTGCATTTGGAGGTTTAGTCACAGCATATTTTAGCGGGTTGCTGCTTGAGCATTTCACTACCCGCACAATATTTTTAATTACCGCTACCTTTCCCCTCATTGTTTCAGGAGTCGCTTGGTTAATTGCTGAGTCTCCTGTTAATAAAGATACTAACGATCCTCATAACGCCAACTCCCTGAGTATTAAGCATCAACTCACCCAGCTACGCCAAGCAGTCAGCCAAAAAACAATATGGCTACCAGCCGCCTTCGTCTTCATTTTGCAAGCTACCCCAACTGCTGAATCAGCCTTTTTCTACTTCAGCACCAACGAACTCCACTTTGAACCAGAATTTTTAGGGCGAGTCCGCCTAGTAACCAGTCTCGCCTCTTTATGTGGCATTTGGATTTTTCAACGTTTTTTGAAAAGCGTGCCATTCCGCGTCATTTTTGGCTGGAGTACTGTTATTTCCGCAGTGTTAGGCATGACAATGCTGCTTTTGGTAACTCACACTAACCGTACTTTGGGTATAGATGACCGCTGGTTTAGTTTAGGAGACAGCCTCATCCTCACCGTCATGGGACAAATCGCCTATATGCCAGTATTGGTATTAGCCGCTAGACTTTGCCCCCCTGGAGTAGAAGCAACTTTATTCGCCTTATTAATGTCAGTCTTCAATTTAGCAGGTATGGTTTCTTATGAAGTTGGAGCCATCATCATGCACTGGCTAGGAATCACCGAGAGTAACTTTGACTCACTGTGGATTTTGGTAATTATCACGAACCTCAGCACCTTATTACCCCTAGCATTTCTCCAATGGCTACCAAAAGACGACACGCAAACCGAAGCATTACCAACTCACAGCGAACCATTCATCCAAAATTTAATACTCCAAGAACAAGAATCACAAGTTGTTGAATAA
- a CDS encoding lignostilbene-alpha,beta-dioxygenase, with the protein MQNLTNQQTSTINKSYSSEDWQGAYQSITQEYDYWIDDIEGQIPPELQGTLLRNGPGLLDVNGQRIHHPIDGDGMISRITFTDGRAHFRNRFVQTEDYLAEQKAGKILYRGAFGTQKPGGWLANIFDLKIKNPANTSVIYWGEKLLALWEGKEPYLLDPYTLETLGKEYFHGFLSEGQPFSAHPRIDPSSYQDGGAPCLVNFSSNPGLSTKISIFELDQTGKALRNHDYIIPGFCFIHDFVITPNYYIFFQNPVTFNPILFSLGISSAAESIKFQPNKPTRILVIPRASQEGQQNIQILETQAGFIFHHANAFEVGNEVFIDTICYDNFPELEPASDFRQIDFDQFPSGNIWRFHLNLDHQTVQRKLITQKSCEFPSVNPNQVGRYYRYLYVAAAHAETGNAPAQAILKLDLETGEQQLWSDAPRGFVGEPIFVPRPGAEKEDDGWILTLVYDAAYHRSDVVILDASNLAKGAIARLHLKHHIPYGFHGTFTSEIFCPIDP; encoded by the coding sequence ATGCAGAATTTAACAAACCAACAGACATCAACCATTAATAAATCCTACAGTTCTGAAGATTGGCAGGGAGCCTATCAATCTATCACCCAAGAATATGACTATTGGATTGATGACATAGAAGGACAAATCCCGCCTGAACTGCAAGGTACCCTCTTGAGAAATGGCCCTGGACTGTTGGATGTGAATGGACAACGCATTCATCACCCCATTGATGGCGATGGAATGATTAGCCGCATCACCTTTACTGATGGTCGCGCTCATTTCCGCAATCGTTTTGTTCAGACTGAAGACTATTTAGCGGAACAAAAAGCGGGAAAAATTCTTTATCGCGGTGCTTTTGGCACTCAAAAGCCAGGTGGTTGGTTAGCTAATATCTTCGATTTAAAAATCAAAAATCCTGCTAACACCAGCGTTATTTATTGGGGAGAAAAACTTTTAGCACTGTGGGAAGGGAAAGAACCTTATCTTCTTGACCCCTACACACTAGAAACCTTGGGGAAAGAATATTTTCACGGTTTTTTGTCAGAGGGTCAACCTTTTAGTGCCCATCCCCGAATTGACCCCAGTAGCTATCAAGATGGCGGCGCACCTTGTCTGGTGAATTTTTCCAGCAACCCAGGATTATCTACCAAAATTAGTATTTTTGAACTTGACCAAACAGGTAAGGCGCTCAGAAATCATGACTATATTATTCCTGGTTTCTGCTTTATCCACGATTTTGTCATTACCCCTAATTACTACATCTTCTTTCAAAATCCTGTCACCTTTAATCCCATATTGTTCAGCTTGGGAATCAGCAGTGCAGCAGAAAGTATCAAGTTTCAGCCCAACAAGCCTACGCGCATTTTAGTCATACCCCGCGCTTCCCAAGAAGGACAACAAAATATCCAAATTTTAGAAACTCAGGCGGGCTTTATTTTCCATCATGCAAATGCTTTTGAGGTGGGAAATGAAGTGTTTATTGATACGATTTGCTATGATAATTTTCCTGAATTAGAGCCTGCAAGCGATTTTCGCCAGATTGATTTTGATCAGTTTCCATCGGGTAATATTTGGCGGTTTCACCTGAATCTCGATCATCAAACGGTGCAACGGAAATTGATCACACAAAAAAGTTGTGAGTTTCCTAGCGTCAATCCCAACCAAGTTGGACGTTATTATCGGTATTTATATGTAGCTGCGGCTCATGCAGAGACGGGAAATGCTCCAGCACAAGCCATTCTCAAACTTGATTTAGAAACGGGAGAACAACAACTTTGGAGCGACGCACCCCGTGGTTTTGTAGGTGAGCCAATTTTTGTTCCACGCCCTGGTGCTGAAAAAGAAGACGATGGCTGGATACTAACTTTAGTTTACGATGCAGCCTATCACCGTTCAGATGTGGTGATTTTAGATGCCAGTAATTTAGCCAAAGGTGCGATCGCTCGCCTACACCTAAAACATCATATCCCTTATGGATTTCATGGTACTTTCACTTCCGAGATATTTTGTCCAATTGATCCCTAA
- a CDS encoding glutamate dehydrogenase (NADP), whose protein sequence is MIATPTMPLEAATPAHICPFDQACSYLEAAAKELRLDQGVLEILSHPRKVVTVSIPVKLDNGEIRVLAGHRVQHSDILGPYKGGIRYHPAVTLREVSALAMLMTWKCALLGIPYGGAKGGIAIAPENYSVGELERITRRYTSELIKDIGPSVDIPAPDMGTSAREMAWMMDTYSVNMGHAVPGVVTGKPLSVGGSLGREKATGRGTMIIVREALADQGRTLAGIRVVIQGFGNVGGAAAELLYAAGAKVIAVSTATGGVYAADGLDIPALKAYAAENHHNLLNFPHTRAISNAELLTLPCDVLIPAALENQITAENVDQVQAQIIAEAANGPVTLEANRVLEARGVTVLPDILANAGGVVVSYLEWVQGLSYLFWDEERVNREMEHLMVQAYRQVIQQSQMRQVPLRLAAYTLGVGRVAQALSDRGLYP, encoded by the coding sequence ATGATTGCCACACCAACAATGCCGCTGGAAGCTGCTACCCCAGCCCATATATGCCCTTTTGATCAAGCTTGTAGCTACTTAGAAGCTGCGGCCAAAGAATTAAGGTTAGACCAAGGTGTATTGGAAATTCTCAGCCACCCGCGCAAGGTGGTGACAGTTTCCATTCCCGTGAAGTTAGATAATGGTGAAATACGCGTATTAGCCGGACATCGGGTACAACACTCGGATATTTTAGGCCCCTACAAAGGCGGAATTCGTTATCATCCGGCGGTCACACTGCGAGAAGTTTCCGCACTCGCAATGTTGATGACTTGGAAATGTGCGTTGTTGGGTATTCCTTATGGTGGTGCAAAGGGAGGGATTGCGATCGCCCCGGAAAATTATAGTGTGGGAGAATTAGAACGCATTACCCGTCGTTACACCAGCGAATTAATTAAAGATATCGGCCCTTCCGTAGACATCCCTGCGCCAGATATGGGTACTTCTGCCCGTGAAATGGCTTGGATGATGGATACTTATTCAGTCAATATGGGTCATGCTGTACCAGGAGTTGTGACTGGTAAACCGCTTTCCGTTGGTGGTTCTCTCGGTAGGGAAAAAGCCACCGGACGCGGGACGATGATTATTGTACGGGAAGCTTTAGCCGACCAAGGCAGAACTTTAGCAGGAATACGAGTTGTTATTCAAGGTTTTGGTAATGTTGGTGGTGCAGCAGCGGAATTACTATACGCAGCAGGAGCGAAAGTCATAGCTGTTTCCACAGCTACAGGCGGAGTATATGCTGCTGATGGGTTGGATATTCCCGCATTAAAAGCTTACGCCGCCGAAAATCATCACAATCTGCTTAATTTCCCCCACACTAGAGCCATTAGCAATGCCGAATTACTGACTTTGCCTTGCGATGTCTTGATTCCGGCTGCTTTAGAAAACCAAATTACGGCAGAGAATGTTGATCAAGTACAGGCGCAAATTATTGCCGAAGCCGCTAACGGCCCTGTAACCTTGGAAGCCAACAGAGTGCTTGAAGCGCGGGGTGTCACGGTACTACCTGACATTTTGGCAAATGCTGGGGGTGTGGTGGTGAGTTATCTCGAATGGGTGCAAGGTTTATCTTACTTATTCTGGGATGAAGAACGAGTCAACCGCGAAATGGAACATTTGATGGTGCAAGCTTACCGTCAAGTTATTCAGCAGTCTCAAATGCGACAAGTTCCCCTGCGGTTAGCAGCTTACACCTTGGGTGTAGGAAGAGTAGCACAGGCATTAAGCGATCGCGGTCTTTATCCTTGA
- a CDS encoding seryl-tRNA synthetase: MLDIKQIRENPQLVQERLNSRSGNYDIQPILGLDKQQRELEVNRSQLQARSNEIGKLVGQKMKSGVNPQDPEIQALRDEGNSIKAQLSELEPKEKELKAQITQLVLALPNLPSDSTPVGKGEQENVEVRRWGDEYLPQNPNILPHWEIGENLGMLNFERAVKIAQSRFVNLIGAGAALERALINFMLTTQTAAGYVEVSPPLLVNTDSLTGTGQLPKFAEESFKCADDELWLIPTAEVPVTNLYRGEILAAEDLPIYHCAYTPCFRREAGSYGRDMRGLIRLHQFNKVELVKIVNPSSSFDELEKLVGNAEAILQALKLPYRVINLCTGDLGFGATKTYDLEVWLPSSGKYREISSCSNCFDFQARRADIRFKEAGKKGTQFVHTLNGSGLAVGRTMAAILENYQQPDGTILIPEVLQPFLGREML, translated from the coding sequence GTGCTGGATATCAAGCAAATACGGGAAAATCCGCAATTAGTACAAGAACGGTTGAACAGTCGTAGCGGTAATTATGACATTCAGCCGATATTAGGGTTAGACAAGCAACAACGAGAATTGGAAGTGAACCGCAGTCAACTCCAAGCTCGGAGTAACGAAATTGGTAAACTTGTTGGGCAGAAGATGAAATCTGGTGTTAATCCCCAAGACCCAGAAATTCAAGCTTTGCGTGATGAAGGTAATTCCATTAAAGCTCAGTTGAGTGAACTGGAACCAAAAGAAAAAGAATTGAAGGCTCAAATTACCCAGCTTGTACTAGCTTTACCCAACTTACCAAGTGACTCCACACCTGTAGGTAAAGGTGAACAAGAGAATGTAGAAGTACGACGTTGGGGTGATGAGTACTTACCCCAGAACCCGAACATTCTACCGCACTGGGAAATTGGCGAAAACCTGGGTATGCTCAATTTTGAGCGTGCTGTCAAAATTGCCCAAAGTCGCTTTGTCAACTTAATTGGGGCTGGTGCAGCGTTAGAAAGAGCATTAATTAACTTTATGCTGACAACGCAAACCGCAGCAGGCTATGTAGAAGTTAGTCCACCCTTATTGGTAAATACTGATTCTTTAACAGGAACAGGTCAATTACCAAAGTTTGCCGAAGAAAGTTTTAAGTGTGCCGATGATGAATTGTGGTTGATTCCTACAGCCGAAGTTCCTGTTACCAATCTTTACCGTGGGGAAATTTTAGCAGCGGAAGATTTACCTATTTACCACTGTGCTTATACTCCTTGTTTCCGGCGAGAAGCTGGCAGTTATGGGCGAGATATGCGCGGTTTAATTCGTCTGCATCAATTTAATAAAGTTGAATTGGTGAAAATTGTAAATCCTAGTTCTTCTTTTGATGAATTAGAAAAATTAGTAGGAAATGCGGAAGCAATTTTACAGGCTTTAAAATTGCCTTACCGTGTGATTAATCTCTGTACTGGTGATTTAGGTTTTGGGGCAACTAAAACTTATGATTTAGAAGTATGGCTACCATCTTCTGGCAAGTATCGAGAAATTTCTAGTTGTTCTAATTGTTTTGATTTCCAAGCGCGACGGGCTGATATTCGCTTTAAGGAAGCAGGTAAAAAGGGTACGCAGTTTGTCCATACCCTCAACGGTTCTGGGTTGGCTGTGGGAAGAACAATGGCAGCAATTTTAGAAAATTATCAACAACCAGATGGGACTATTTTGATACCGGAGGTTTTGCAACCTTTCTTAGGGCGTGAGATGTTGTAA
- the kmo_2 gene encoding putative kynurenine 3-monooxygenase → MVKKVAIVGAGPSGVLLAHYLLHRQEKYQIDIFDFRSDPETVPFSKSRTFSIVLSQRGINALRQIEGLEEAVKAVSLETNGAVLHQKNGKTRVFSRKYSQLSLDRTSLVIKLLEQLTIKGGNQVNLHFNHQCTQVDFAAKQVKFKKLDSEAEITVDYDLLIGADGARSVVRESFLKTENFQCKQNYVVNDYKSIFLPPLDPKLGINWQKGKVHSWRLDNGTTVLLVYQTDSSWSGVVLFPHKDKTIPELANKQEVLSYFRHNFPEIGQILPESEAEDFANRPVSRVLTVRCNRYHQGDSVLLIGDAAHGVSPSLGQGCNAALEDATIFNQILDKYSDNLAVAVEQFTLQRQADGIAVVELSDYAFPDSKKLFLELLFRNSLSKYLSPIFPKFFLPSLFELVAEGKLSYSEIFNLYQNWIAKVKKSNSMQPHKKL, encoded by the coding sequence ATGGTGAAAAAAGTAGCGATCGTTGGTGCTGGCCCTAGCGGAGTTCTACTCGCTCACTACTTGCTACACCGTCAGGAAAAGTATCAAATCGATATTTTTGATTTTCGCAGTGATCCGGAAACAGTTCCATTCTCCAAATCTCGCACCTTTTCTATCGTTCTTAGTCAAAGGGGAATAAATGCTTTACGGCAAATTGAAGGACTGGAGGAAGCAGTTAAAGCCGTCAGCTTAGAGACCAACGGAGCAGTGCTGCACCAAAAGAATGGTAAAACACGGGTATTTAGTAGAAAATACTCACAGTTGAGCCTTGACCGCACCAGCTTGGTGATTAAATTATTAGAACAGTTAACTATCAAAGGCGGCAATCAAGTCAATCTTCACTTTAACCATCAATGTACACAAGTAGATTTTGCCGCCAAGCAAGTAAAGTTTAAAAAACTTGATTCTGAAGCAGAAATCACAGTTGATTATGACTTATTAATTGGGGCAGATGGGGCGCGTTCAGTAGTCAGAGAAAGTTTTCTCAAAACAGAGAACTTTCAGTGTAAACAAAATTATGTTGTAAACGACTACAAATCTATTTTTTTACCACCCTTAGATCCCAAATTAGGCATCAACTGGCAAAAAGGCAAAGTCCACTCTTGGCGGTTAGATAACGGTACAACCGTTTTATTGGTGTATCAGACAGACAGTAGCTGGAGTGGGGTTGTACTGTTTCCTCACAAAGATAAAACAATTCCTGAACTAGCTAATAAGCAAGAAGTTTTGAGCTATTTTCGCCATAATTTTCCAGAAATTGGGCAGATACTCCCAGAATCAGAAGCCGAAGATTTTGCCAATAGACCTGTATCCAGAGTGCTAACAGTACGCTGTAACCGCTACCATCAAGGCGATAGCGTGCTGTTAATTGGAGATGCGGCGCATGGAGTATCCCCCTCTCTCGGTCAAGGCTGCAATGCAGCGTTAGAAGACGCAACTATTTTTAATCAAATTTTGGATAAATATTCTGATAATTTAGCTGTTGCGGTGGAACAGTTTACGCTTCAACGTCAAGCAGATGGCATTGCAGTAGTGGAATTAAGTGATTATGCTTTTCCTGACTCGAAAAAGTTATTTCTTGAGTTGTTATTCAGGAATAGTCTAAGTAAATATTTGTCTCCAATCTTTCCTAAATTTTTCTTACCTTCATTATTTGAACTTGTTGCTGAAGGCAAACTTTCTTACTCAGAAATTTTTAATTTATATCAAAATTGGATAGCTAAAGTTAAAAAATCAAATTCTATGCAGCCTCATAAAAAATTGTAG
- a CDS encoding primosomal protein N', with the protein MYINDLNLQNLVVAEPGESYQAQNLGNRYIEVLVDCPGATGLFTYRLPPQLEVTPGDILTVPFGAQQLGAIAIRLLATPNLAADKIREVEDVVSVGFFPSHYWELLNRVATYYYTPLIQVIRVALPPGLLGRSQRRIKLTQLSQEQTTTKLSTVNFLSPAAQQILQLLQTQPSGDYSFAYLQQKVKFTYRGVRELLRLGLVESYLEAPRLTRPKLQKAVTLIDASDRDLTQRQREIIEVLRRRGGELWHSELLQICSASSSILKTLAQKGYIVIEEREVLRAEQSPTLPQDQPKTLNVAQANALATINSINGFAQVLLHGITGSGKTEVYLQAIAPLLHQGKSALVLVPEIGLTPQLTDRFRARFGNKVAVYHSALSEGERYDTWRQMLTGEPQVVIGTRSAIFAPLPNLGLIILDEEHDSSFKQDSPIPTYHARTVAQWRAELENCPLVLGSATPSLESWVSVRRQGAGGRGQELGGRGQEVEENSSTQHSASTHYLSLPERINSRPLPPVEVVDMRLELQQGNRSIFSRSLQAALGELQEKKQQGILFIHRRGHSTFVSCRSCGYVMECPHCDVSLAYHHTEEGAPQLLRCHYCNYGRSHPKFCPDCSSPYLKFFGSGTQRITQELAKEFPQLRCIRFDSDTTRNKGAHRTLLTQFANGEADLLVGTQMLTKGLDLPQVTLVGVVAADGLLHLSDYRASERAFQTLTQVAGRAGRGDDAGRVIVQTYTPEHQVIEAVRTHDYESFCQAELEQRQDLDYPPYGRLILLRLSSLDPIQVQNTAQIITTHLGSNAGFEILGPAPAGVMRVANRYRWQILLKFSPDELPQLPNWEEIRDLCGDRVSLTIDVD; encoded by the coding sequence ATGTATATTAATGACTTAAATTTACAAAATTTAGTAGTTGCGGAGCCAGGAGAATCGTACCAAGCCCAAAATTTGGGTAATCGCTACATTGAAGTTTTGGTAGACTGCCCAGGAGCTACAGGATTATTTACATACCGATTGCCACCGCAGTTAGAAGTAACACCAGGGGATATATTAACTGTGCCATTTGGCGCACAACAATTAGGAGCGATCGCCATTCGCTTATTAGCAACGCCTAATTTAGCGGCAGACAAAATTCGGGAAGTAGAAGATGTTGTAAGTGTGGGGTTTTTTCCCAGCCATTATTGGGAATTATTAAATCGAGTGGCGACATATTACTATACGCCCTTGATTCAAGTGATTCGTGTCGCTTTACCGCCGGGATTATTAGGGCGATCGCAACGTCGCATCAAATTAACTCAACTGAGTCAAGAGCAAACAACCACAAAATTATCAACTGTCAATTTTCTGAGTCCCGCCGCCCAGCAAATTCTCCAACTTTTACAGACTCAACCATCGGGAGATTACAGCTTTGCCTATTTGCAACAAAAAGTTAAATTTACCTATCGGGGAGTACGGGAGTTGTTGCGCTTGGGTTTGGTAGAAAGTTATTTAGAAGCGCCACGACTAACTCGCCCCAAATTACAAAAAGCTGTCACACTAATTGATGCCAGCGATCGCGATTTAACTCAGCGTCAACGAGAAATTATCGAAGTCTTGCGCCGTCGCGGTGGGGAATTATGGCACAGCGAACTACTCCAAATTTGTAGCGCCAGTTCTTCTATCCTCAAAACCTTGGCACAAAAAGGTTACATCGTCATTGAAGAACGGGAAGTTTTACGGGCAGAACAAAGTCCGACATTACCCCAAGATCAGCCAAAAACCTTAAATGTTGCCCAAGCTAACGCCTTAGCAACTATCAATAGTATCAATGGATTTGCTCAAGTCTTGTTACATGGAATCACAGGTTCCGGCAAAACCGAAGTATATTTACAAGCGATCGCTCCACTACTGCATCAAGGCAAATCAGCTTTAGTTTTAGTCCCAGAAATTGGACTCACACCCCAACTCACCGATAGGTTTCGCGCTCGTTTTGGTAACAAAGTCGCCGTTTATCACAGCGCCCTTTCCGAAGGCGAACGTTACGACACTTGGCGACAAATGCTCACAGGTGAACCGCAAGTTGTCATCGGCACACGTAGTGCAATTTTCGCCCCCTTACCCAACCTTGGTTTAATTATCTTAGATGAAGAACACGACAGTAGCTTCAAACAAGATTCTCCCATCCCCACCTACCACGCCCGCACCGTCGCCCAGTGGCGGGCTGAGTTAGAAAATTGTCCTCTAGTTTTAGGTTCGGCTACTCCGTCGCTGGAGAGTTGGGTGAGTGTGAGGAGGCAGGGGGCAGGGGGCAGGGGGCAGGAGTTAGGGGGCAGGGGGCAGGAGGTAGAGGAAAATTCTTCGACTCAGCACTCAGCAAGCACTCACTACTTATCACTACCAGAACGCATCAACTCGCGCCCATTACCACCGGTTGAGGTAGTAGATATGCGGCTGGAATTACAGCAGGGGAATCGGTCAATTTTTAGTCGCAGTTTGCAAGCAGCTTTAGGAGAACTGCAAGAAAAAAAACAACAGGGAATTTTATTTATTCATCGCCGGGGACATAGTACCTTTGTGTCTTGTCGCAGTTGTGGCTATGTGATGGAATGTCCCCACTGTGATGTGTCCTTAGCCTATCACCATACAGAAGAGGGAGCGCCCCAATTATTGCGGTGTCATTACTGTAATTATGGGCGATCGCATCCCAAATTCTGCCCCGATTGCAGTTCGCCTTACTTAAAATTCTTTGGTAGCGGAACGCAACGCATTACCCAGGAATTAGCCAAAGAGTTTCCCCAATTGCGTTGCATCCGCTTTGATAGTGATACCACCCGTAACAAAGGCGCACACCGCACCTTACTGACTCAGTTTGCTAACGGTGAAGCCGATTTATTAGTCGGGACGCAAATGCTTACCAAAGGTTTAGACTTACCCCAAGTAACACTAGTGGGTGTTGTTGCTGCTGATGGACTGCTGCATTTATCAGACTATCGCGCCAGTGAACGAGCATTTCAAACCCTCACCCAAGTAGCCGGACGCGCCGGGAGAGGCGATGATGCAGGGAGAGTGATAGTGCAAACTTACACCCCAGAACATCAGGTAATCGAAGCAGTCCGCACCCATGATTATGAATCTTTTTGCCAAGCCGAATTAGAACAACGCCAAGACCTAGATTATCCTCCTTACGGCAGGTTAATTTTATTGCGTCTCAGCAGCCTTGATCCTATACAAGTGCAGAATACCGCCCAAATCATTACTACACACTTGGGTAGTAATGCAGGATTTGAAATCCTTGGCCCAGCACCTGCGGGTGTAATGCGGGTAGCGAACCGTTATCGGTGGCAAATCTTGTTGAAATTTAGTCCTGATGAATTACCCCAGTTACCCAATTGGGAAGAAATCAGAGACTTATGCGGCGATCGCGTTAGCTTGACTATAGATGTTGACTAG
- the sigF gene encoding group 2 sigma 70-type sigma factor F, protein MNIAELGTMEILENAVETEEQLLESLEILVEEESPIPENLDSEERDGDEMAAARPSGYNKTEHDDAVGAFFKEMARYPLLKPDEEVELARRVRFLEEVREIQAALQEQLGQQPTKVQVAAQLDLTEKQLESRLYQGRVAKRKMIRSNLRLVVSIAKRYLNRGVPFLDLIQEGAMGLNRATEKFDPDKGYKFSTYAYWWIRQAITRAIANDARTIRLPIHIVEKLNKLKKAQRELKQKLGHNPSEAEMAASLEMTVQQLRQLQQLRRQALSLNHRVGKEEDTELMDLLEDEDNLSPEAKMNENMMRQEIWEVLGDVLTPREKDVISLRYGLTTSEPCTLEEVGNMFNLSRERVRQIQSKAMRKLRRPHIAKRLKGWLI, encoded by the coding sequence ATGAATATTGCTGAATTGGGAACAATGGAAATACTGGAAAACGCTGTCGAGACAGAAGAGCAACTACTCGAAAGTTTAGAAATATTGGTAGAAGAAGAATCCCCAATTCCAGAAAATCTCGACTCAGAGGAACGTGATGGGGATGAGATGGCAGCGGCTCGACCTTCAGGATATAACAAAACCGAGCATGATGATGCTGTAGGTGCATTTTTTAAAGAAATGGCACGTTATCCGCTGCTGAAACCAGATGAAGAAGTAGAATTAGCGCGGCGAGTTCGATTTTTAGAAGAAGTCAGAGAAATTCAAGCCGCCTTACAAGAGCAACTGGGACAACAACCAACTAAAGTCCAAGTAGCTGCTCAATTAGATTTAACAGAAAAGCAATTAGAAAGCCGCTTATATCAAGGTCGAGTAGCGAAACGCAAAATGATTCGCTCGAACCTGAGATTAGTTGTATCAATTGCCAAAAGATATTTAAATCGCGGAGTGCCTTTTCTAGATTTAATTCAAGAAGGGGCGATGGGTTTAAATCGCGCTACAGAAAAATTTGATCCCGATAAAGGTTATAAGTTTTCGACTTATGCTTACTGGTGGATTAGACAAGCAATTACCAGAGCGATCGCTAACGATGCTCGCACAATTCGCCTACCAATTCATATTGTTGAAAAACTTAACAAACTCAAAAAAGCTCAACGCGAACTTAAACAAAAACTTGGTCACAACCCCTCAGAAGCAGAAATGGCCGCTTCTTTGGAAATGACCGTTCAACAATTACGCCAACTACAACAACTACGCCGCCAAGCACTTTCTCTCAACCACCGTGTCGGTAAAGAAGAAGACACCGAATTGATGGACTTATTAGAAGACGAGGACAACCTCTCTCCCGAAGCAAAAATGAATGAAAACATGATGCGCCAGGAGATTTGGGAAGTCTTAGGTGATGTGCTAACTCCTAGAGAGAAAGACGTAATATCTTTACGCTATGGACTCACAACCAGTGAACCATGCACTCTAGAAGAAGTTGGCAATATGTTCAACTTGTCGCGTGAACGAGTACGCCAAATTCAAAGCAAAGCCATGCGAAAATTACGCCGTCCGCACATTGCTAAACGTCTGAAAGGTTGGCTAATTTAA